From one Synechocystis sp. PCC 6803 substr. PCC-P genomic stretch:
- a CDS encoding molybdenum cofactor biosynthesis protein MoaE — MALALFDISDQPINTQPLISALQCDQAGALVTFAGWVRNHNDGKQVDSLEYQVYRELAINEGFKIIAEAKEKYDLHQAIAVHRSGHLKIGETAVWVGTVASHRQAAFQGTQYVIDQIKLRLPIWKKEHYFDYPATWVYCCHHHGS; from the coding sequence ATGGCTTTAGCTTTATTTGACATTAGTGATCAACCAATCAATACCCAACCTTTAATTTCAGCTTTACAGTGTGACCAAGCTGGAGCCCTAGTAACTTTTGCTGGTTGGGTGAGAAACCACAATGACGGTAAACAAGTCGACTCTTTGGAATACCAAGTCTATCGGGAGTTAGCCATCAACGAGGGTTTTAAAATTATTGCTGAAGCTAAAGAAAAATATGATCTCCACCAGGCGATCGCCGTCCATCGTAGTGGCCATTTAAAAATTGGTGAAACTGCAGTATGGGTGGGGACTGTGGCTAGCCATCGCCAAGCTGCTTTTCAAGGTACTCAGTATGTTATTGACCAAATTAAACTGAGATTACCCATTTGGAAAAAGGAACATTACTTCGATTATCCGGCCACATGGGTTTATTGTTGCCATCATCATGGTAGTTAG
- a CDS encoding DUF4090 family protein produces MANTTKGADAIDQAIAAGIDFDGSAIPEAKLELYHQVMGLEAGRQRSGVSNTMRSRIVRIGAKHIVQAELDQKLIDAGFAPLKDKEIAFFYGAK; encoded by the coding sequence ATGGCTAATACAACTAAAGGAGCCGATGCCATTGACCAGGCGATCGCCGCTGGCATTGATTTTGATGGCAGTGCCATTCCCGAAGCCAAGCTGGAACTCTATCATCAGGTGATGGGCTTGGAAGCAGGTCGGCAACGCAGTGGGGTCAGTAATACCATGCGCTCCCGCATTGTCCGCATTGGAGCCAAACATATTGTCCAGGCAGAACTAGACCAAAAATTAATTGACGCTGGCTTTGCACCCCTCAAGGATAAAGAAATTGCTTTTTTCTATGGCGCTAAGTAG
- a CDS encoding YifB family Mg chelatase-like AAA ATPase: MLARVWSASLLGIDAIKVGVEVDVSAGLPAIAVVGLPDTAVQESRERVKAALKNAGFAFPVRRIVINLTPADLRKEGPSFDLPIGIGILAASEQVDAQLLGDYLFLGEMSLDGSLRAIAGVLPIAATAQKMGLAGIVVPSGNALEASVVQGLKVYGFDHIKEVVDFLGAPEKFTPVNAQDAKQQWNTSLPCLDLKDVKGQSHGRRALEIAAAGGHNLIFVGPPGSGKTMLARRLPGILPPLQFEEALEVSQVHSVAGLLKERGQLIRQRPFRSPHHSASGPSLVGGGSFPRPGEISLAHRGVLFLDELTEFKRNVLEFLRQPLEDGHVTISRTKQTIMFPAQFTLIASTNPCPCGYFGDPIQACSCSPRQREMYWSKLSGPLMDRIDLQVAVNRLKPEEMTSQGQGESSEPVRQRVAKARAMAIARFSKDAKISCNAEMQAGQLRQFCHLDENCRQLLEGAIKKLGLSARAMDRILKVSRTIADLGRSEHIQASHLAEAIQYRTLDRFT; the protein is encoded by the coding sequence ATGTTAGCAAGGGTTTGGAGTGCTTCCCTGTTGGGCATTGATGCCATTAAGGTCGGGGTAGAAGTAGACGTTTCCGCTGGGCTTCCGGCGATCGCCGTGGTGGGGCTACCAGATACGGCAGTGCAGGAATCCAGGGAACGGGTCAAGGCGGCGTTAAAGAATGCGGGCTTTGCTTTCCCCGTGCGGCGCATTGTCATTAATCTCACCCCGGCCGATTTACGTAAAGAAGGCCCCAGCTTTGACTTACCCATTGGCATTGGCATCCTGGCCGCATCGGAGCAGGTGGATGCCCAACTATTGGGAGATTATTTGTTTTTAGGGGAAATGTCCCTGGATGGCAGTTTACGGGCGATCGCCGGTGTTCTTCCCATTGCGGCCACAGCGCAAAAAATGGGCTTAGCAGGCATAGTGGTACCGTCGGGCAACGCCTTGGAAGCCTCCGTGGTGCAGGGCTTAAAAGTCTATGGCTTCGACCACATTAAAGAAGTGGTGGACTTTCTCGGAGCACCGGAAAAATTTACCCCAGTTAATGCCCAGGATGCCAAGCAACAGTGGAACACCTCCCTGCCTTGTTTGGATTTGAAAGATGTGAAAGGGCAATCCCATGGCCGGAGAGCCTTAGAAATTGCCGCCGCCGGAGGCCATAACTTGATTTTTGTCGGCCCACCAGGCAGTGGGAAAACCATGTTGGCTCGCCGTTTGCCTGGTATCTTGCCGCCGCTCCAATTTGAAGAAGCGTTGGAAGTGTCCCAAGTCCATTCTGTGGCAGGGTTACTGAAAGAACGGGGACAATTAATCCGTCAGCGTCCTTTTCGCAGTCCCCACCATTCCGCCTCTGGTCCTTCCCTAGTGGGAGGGGGGAGTTTTCCTCGGCCGGGGGAAATTTCCTTGGCCCATCGGGGGGTTTTGTTTTTAGATGAACTGACAGAATTTAAACGCAATGTGTTGGAATTTTTGCGTCAACCCTTGGAGGACGGGCACGTTACCATTTCCCGCACCAAGCAAACCATCATGTTCCCAGCCCAATTTACCCTGATTGCCAGCACCAATCCCTGTCCCTGTGGTTATTTTGGCGATCCCATTCAAGCCTGTTCCTGTTCTCCTCGCCAGAGGGAAATGTATTGGTCTAAGCTTTCTGGCCCTTTGATGGACCGCATTGATCTACAGGTGGCAGTTAACCGTCTTAAGCCAGAGGAAATGACTAGCCAAGGCCAGGGAGAAAGTTCAGAACCAGTGCGGCAAAGAGTAGCCAAGGCCAGGGCCATGGCGATCGCCAGATTTAGTAAAGATGCAAAAATTAGTTGTAATGCCGAAATGCAGGCAGGGCAATTGCGTCAATTTTGTCACTTGGATGAAAACTGCCGTCAACTGCTGGAAGGAGCGATCAAAAAACTGGGGCTCTCCGCCCGGGCCATGGACCGCATTTTGAAAGTATCCCGCACCATCGCTGACCTAGGGCGATCGGAGCATATCCAAGCATCTCATCTGGCGGAAGCTATTCAATACCGCACCCTAGATAGGTTCACTTAA
- the bchE gene encoding magnesium-protoporphyrin IX monomethyl ester anaerobic oxidative cyclase, producing the protein MRILILNPPHPAIGSRIPKEQLPPLGLLSIGGPLLDAGHDVTLLDAEFGPLTDSEIVERVCAHCPQLLLIGHSGSTSAHPIVCRLTLFLRERLPNLIIVYGGVFPTYHFHDILTKEPQIDFIVRGEGEATVAKLIAALENHNDLNKVDGIAFRRDEQIIETLPAPMIQDLDVYRVGWELVDLKKYSYYGGKQAVVIQFSRGCPHLCNYCGQRGFWARWRHRDPKKFAQEIVWLHRTHGVQLFNLADENPTVNKAIWQEFCEAIIAENISITIIGSTRADDIVRDADILHLYRRAGVERFLLGMENTNEATLKHIRKGSKTSTDREAIRLLRQHNILSLATWVTDFEEVRDRDFIQALKQLLYYDPDQIMSLYVTPHRWTSFYGIASERRVIQLDQTKWDYKHQVLAATHMPPWRIFLWVKLIEILLQTRPKALWRLLFQPNKASRRGMYWFTLMGRRVLVHELINFFFGDRRVKNGPTLQEFWGMPQEHQEIPLSITRK; encoded by the coding sequence ATGCGGATTCTCATTTTAAACCCACCCCACCCGGCCATTGGTAGCCGAATTCCAAAGGAACAACTGCCACCTCTGGGGCTTTTAAGTATTGGTGGCCCATTGTTGGATGCTGGCCATGATGTTACTCTGCTCGATGCTGAATTTGGTCCACTTACAGACAGTGAAATCGTAGAACGAGTTTGCGCTCATTGCCCACAATTACTTTTGATTGGGCATTCTGGATCAACTTCTGCCCATCCCATCGTTTGCCGCCTAACGTTGTTTTTACGTGAACGATTGCCAAACTTGATAATTGTTTATGGTGGTGTTTTTCCGACTTATCATTTTCATGACATCCTAACAAAGGAACCCCAAATTGATTTTATTGTTCGAGGTGAAGGTGAAGCTACTGTTGCCAAATTGATAGCCGCCCTTGAAAATCATAATGATTTAAATAAAGTAGATGGTATTGCCTTCCGTCGCGACGAACAAATTATTGAAACGCTTCCTGCTCCGATGATTCAAGACCTTGATGTCTATCGTGTGGGCTGGGAACTCGTAGACTTGAAAAAATATAGTTATTATGGCGGTAAACAGGCCGTGGTTATCCAGTTTTCCCGGGGTTGTCCCCATTTGTGTAACTATTGCGGACAAAGGGGATTTTGGGCCCGTTGGCGACATCGTGATCCTAAAAAATTTGCCCAGGAAATTGTCTGGCTCCATCGAACTCACGGCGTACAATTATTTAATTTAGCGGATGAAAATCCAACGGTAAATAAAGCCATTTGGCAAGAGTTTTGCGAAGCTATCATCGCCGAAAATATATCCATAACTATTATCGGTTCAACTCGAGCAGATGATATTGTACGGGATGCCGATATTCTACATCTTTACCGCAGGGCAGGAGTCGAGCGATTTTTGTTAGGTATGGAAAATACAAATGAAGCTACGCTCAAGCACATACGAAAAGGAAGTAAGACAAGCACTGATCGTGAAGCAATTCGATTATTAAGACAGCATAATATTCTCTCCCTTGCCACTTGGGTAACGGATTTTGAAGAGGTTAGAGATCGTGATTTTATTCAGGCTTTAAAGCAGTTACTGTATTACGATCCCGATCAAATTATGTCGTTGTACGTTACGCCCCATCGTTGGACTAGTTTCTATGGCATTGCATCGGAAAGGCGTGTCATCCAACTTGATCAAACCAAATGGGACTATAAGCACCAAGTTTTAGCAGCTACCCATATGCCTCCCTGGCGAATTTTTCTGTGGGTAAAGTTGATTGAAATTTTGCTACAAACTCGACCGAAAGCACTATGGCGTTTATTGTTTCAACCGAATAAAGCTTCGCGACGGGGAATGTATTGGTTTACCCTGATGGGTCGTCGCGTTTTAGTACATGAGCTGATTAATTTTTTCTTTGGCGATCGCCGAGTGAAAAATGGGCCCACACTACAGGAATTTTGGGGAATGCCACAAGAACATCAAGAAATTCCCTTGAGTATCACTCGTAAATAG
- the psbB gene encoding photosystem II chlorophyll-binding protein CP47: MGLPWYRVHTVVLNDPGRLISVHLMHTALVAGWAGSMALYELAIFDSSDAVLNPMWRQGMFVLPFMARLGVTSSWNGWSVTGETGLDPGFWSFEGVAAAHIVLSGLLFLAAVWHWVFWDLELFVDPRTGESALDLPKMFGIHLFLSGLLCFGFGAFHLTGVWGPGMWVSDPYGLTGHVQPVAPEWGPAGFNPFNPGGVVAHHIAAGIVGIIAGLFHLTVRPPERLYKALRMGNIETVLSSSIAAVFFAAFVVAGTMWYGNATTPIELFGPTRYQWDKGYFQEEIQRRVDSQLAEGASLSEAWSTIPEKLAFYDYVGNSPAKGGLFRTGAMNSGDGIAQEWIGHPIFKDKEGRELEVRRMPNFFETFPVIMTDADGVVRADIPFRRSESKFSVEQTGVTVSFYGGALDGQTFSNPSDVKKFARKAQLGEGFDFDTETFNSDGVFRTSPRGWFTFGHAVFALLFFFGHIWHGSRTLFRDVFAGVDPGLEEQVEFGVFAKVGDLSTRKEA, from the coding sequence ATGGGACTACCTTGGTATCGCGTTCATACAGTTGTCCTGAATGATCCAGGGCGACTCATCTCTGTCCATTTAATGCACACTGCCCTAGTGGCTGGCTGGGCTGGATCTATGGCTCTCTATGAGTTGGCCATTTTTGACTCCAGCGATGCTGTGCTTAACCCCATGTGGCGGCAAGGCATGTTTGTTTTGCCCTTCATGGCCCGCCTCGGTGTCACCAGTTCCTGGAATGGCTGGAGCGTCACCGGAGAAACTGGTTTGGATCCCGGTTTCTGGTCCTTTGAAGGGGTAGCTGCTGCCCACATCGTTCTATCTGGTCTGTTGTTCCTAGCCGCCGTATGGCACTGGGTATTTTGGGACCTGGAATTATTTGTTGACCCCCGTACCGGTGAATCCGCATTGGATTTGCCCAAAATGTTTGGTATTCACCTCTTCTTGTCTGGTTTGCTCTGCTTCGGTTTTGGTGCTTTCCACCTCACCGGCGTTTGGGGCCCTGGCATGTGGGTATCCGACCCCTATGGTCTGACGGGCCACGTACAGCCAGTGGCACCGGAATGGGGACCAGCTGGCTTTAACCCGTTTAACCCCGGTGGGGTAGTGGCTCACCACATTGCTGCTGGTATTGTCGGTATCATTGCCGGTCTTTTCCACCTTACGGTACGGCCCCCTGAGCGCTTGTATAAAGCCCTCCGCATGGGGAATATTGAGACCGTATTGTCCAGTAGTATTGCCGCTGTATTTTTTGCCGCTTTCGTCGTGGCCGGTACCATGTGGTACGGTAATGCCACCACCCCCATCGAACTCTTTGGCCCCACCCGTTATCAGTGGGATAAGGGTTATTTTCAAGAAGAAATCCAACGCCGGGTTGATAGCCAGTTAGCAGAAGGAGCTTCCCTATCTGAAGCCTGGTCCACCATCCCTGAAAAGTTGGCTTTCTACGATTACGTCGGTAACAGCCCCGCTAAAGGTGGTTTGTTTCGTACCGGTGCTATGAACAGTGGTGATGGCATTGCCCAGGAATGGATTGGTCACCCCATATTCAAAGACAAAGAAGGTCGGGAACTGGAGGTACGGCGTATGCCTAACTTCTTTGAAACTTTCCCCGTCATCATGACCGATGCGGATGGTGTAGTCCGGGCGGATATTCCCTTCCGTCGTTCCGAGTCTAAATTCAGTGTGGAACAAACCGGTGTTACCGTCAGCTTCTACGGTGGTGCTTTAGACGGCCAGACCTTCAGCAATCCCAGTGATGTGAAGAAGTTTGCCCGGAAAGCTCAGTTGGGTGAAGGCTTCGACTTCGATACGGAAACCTTCAACTCTGATGGTGTATTCCGCACCAGTCCCCGGGGTTGGTTTACCTTTGGCCACGCTGTCTTTGCCTTGCTCTTCTTCTTTGGTCACATCTGGCATGGTTCCCGGACTCTGTTCCGTGACGTATTTGCTGGGGTTGATCCTGGTTTGGAAGAACAAGTGGAATTTGGTGTGTTTGCTAAGGTTGGTGACCTTTCCACCCGGAAAGAAGCCTAG
- a CDS encoding FkbM family methyltransferase, translating into MVELTENHYNLQQELADALQSLGRSIHSLERDIVISHCEINADHGVGVLLQRLFPNSDELLTIRSHDLYGGQQEFGDRHFLVQGGSFVTIAQQVQWLLHYYAPRRFLSVPYFPEDYQISIALKRLYNCPLCVFIMDDQNIYSPQVPDSLVDELLYRADICLGISRPLCDAYEAKFKRKFWFVPPVVQGHLIKTEPPQSWDRSPSKRQGVMIGNVWSQQWLDQLRSLCRATGVKIDWYGNPNRDWLNFNEAELGEDGINFKGFVPEDELIDILRTADFAVIPTGISDQSGDRPELTKLSLPSRSCFITATANLPILVVGSPESAVAQFVQSQGIGTVCAYQPEDFSAKIDYLLENQGPMRKQAFKLGQNLSADGIAQWIWDSLAQGQAMDARFEAQSAKIIDASVVVTANEVTHRHGTGALVRRVFPNDGQIISVRSDNHYGGEHNFGLESYYLPQRGWSRKQVFTNITQIFADHEVSRIFCVPYYTEDVLTAIAIKELFGVPLGIWIMDDQNIRVNNIPDALMEEFLQKADVRFATHPELRDAYENKFGLKFWILPAVVPHNLIKTTVFEPRQENCQQKRGALLGSIWSQRWFADLCHSVKEAGMQLDWYGNSKYYWLTESEQDLQAKGIYPQGLFPEDKLVEKLKEYPFVVVPTGTMDERDDQPQLSQLSLPGRILFALATSNTPVILMGSKKTSAASFINRFQIGVVCDYTPESFGAAVAEVLDPQRQRVLRENAVAAAEKFSDHNIDSWIWSSLAEGQAADDRFESLFRRSPIDLVHFIEPPVPSLIYKDYTQVYQVMRRLRVNHYRPDFVMDVGASHGIWSHTASQLFPEARFILIDPLINRYEQAARNYYLKNIPKAKFLEIAVSNESGQLSFQVSPDLYGSSLLTPADFRDYETVTVAVKTLDQVAEEENLQGRGILKLDVQCAEHLVLAGANTFLEQVDLVMAELSYVRYDENALVFLEMLNLLDQLGFRYYDETGEWRSPIDGTLLQKEVVFIRQDLLIPETSRKI; encoded by the coding sequence ATGGTCGAATTAACTGAAAATCACTACAACCTACAACAGGAACTGGCCGATGCCCTCCAATCCCTGGGCCGTAGTATTCATTCTTTGGAAAGGGACATAGTTATTAGCCATTGTGAAATTAATGCCGACCATGGGGTGGGGGTTTTACTGCAAAGGCTTTTTCCCAACTCAGATGAGCTATTGACAATTCGCTCCCATGATCTTTACGGCGGGCAACAGGAGTTTGGCGATCGCCATTTTTTAGTGCAGGGAGGAAGTTTTGTCACCATTGCCCAACAGGTGCAGTGGCTGTTGCACTATTATGCTCCCCGAAGATTTTTATCGGTACCTTATTTCCCAGAGGATTACCAAATTTCCATTGCCCTAAAGCGACTGTATAACTGTCCATTGTGTGTTTTCATTATGGACGATCAAAATATCTACTCTCCCCAGGTACCCGATAGTTTGGTAGATGAATTATTGTACCGGGCTGATATTTGCTTGGGCATTTCCCGTCCCCTCTGTGATGCCTATGAAGCTAAATTCAAGCGTAAGTTTTGGTTTGTGCCTCCGGTGGTGCAGGGACATTTAATTAAAACTGAACCGCCCCAGAGCTGGGACCGATCGCCGAGTAAGCGGCAGGGCGTGATGATTGGCAATGTCTGGAGTCAACAATGGTTAGATCAACTGCGTTCTTTGTGTCGAGCCACGGGGGTAAAAATTGATTGGTATGGTAACCCCAACCGGGATTGGCTGAATTTTAACGAAGCGGAGTTGGGAGAAGACGGCATTAACTTTAAGGGCTTTGTGCCAGAAGATGAGTTAATTGATATTCTTCGAACCGCTGATTTTGCCGTTATTCCCACAGGCATTTCTGACCAGAGCGGCGATCGCCCAGAATTAACAAAATTAAGCCTACCTTCCCGTAGTTGCTTTATCACTGCCACTGCCAATCTGCCAATTCTCGTTGTGGGCTCCCCCGAAAGTGCGGTGGCCCAATTTGTCCAGAGCCAGGGCATCGGTACTGTCTGTGCTTACCAACCAGAGGACTTTTCCGCCAAAATTGATTACTTATTAGAAAACCAAGGGCCCATGCGTAAACAAGCTTTTAAGCTGGGGCAAAACCTCAGTGCAGACGGCATTGCCCAATGGATTTGGGATTCCCTCGCCCAAGGTCAAGCTATGGATGCCCGTTTTGAAGCTCAGTCGGCCAAGATCATTGATGCCAGTGTGGTTGTCACCGCCAATGAAGTCACCCATCGCCACGGTACAGGGGCTTTGGTGCGGCGGGTGTTCCCCAACGATGGGCAAATTATTTCTGTGCGCTCCGACAATCATTACGGCGGTGAACATAACTTTGGTCTCGAGTCTTACTATCTTCCCCAGCGGGGCTGGAGCCGCAAGCAGGTTTTCACCAATATCACCCAGATTTTCGCTGACCATGAAGTTAGTCGGATCTTTTGTGTGCCCTATTACACCGAAGATGTGCTGACGGCGATCGCCATTAAGGAATTATTTGGGGTCCCCCTGGGAATTTGGATTATGGACGACCAAAATATTCGAGTCAACAATATTCCCGATGCTCTGATGGAGGAATTTTTGCAAAAGGCAGATGTGCGCTTTGCCACTCACCCAGAACTGCGGGATGCCTACGAAAATAAATTTGGTTTGAAGTTTTGGATTTTGCCAGCAGTGGTTCCCCACAATTTAATTAAAACGACAGTGTTTGAGCCCCGACAGGAAAACTGTCAACAAAAGCGGGGCGCCCTCCTGGGCAGTATCTGGAGTCAACGGTGGTTTGCCGACCTCTGTCACAGTGTGAAGGAAGCTGGTATGCAATTAGATTGGTACGGCAACTCCAAATATTATTGGCTAACGGAATCCGAACAGGACTTACAAGCCAAAGGTATTTATCCTCAAGGACTTTTTCCCGAAGATAAGTTGGTGGAAAAACTGAAGGAATATCCTTTTGTGGTGGTTCCCACCGGCACCATGGATGAGCGGGATGACCAGCCCCAGCTTTCTCAACTGAGTTTACCTGGACGGATCTTGTTTGCCCTGGCCACATCTAACACGCCAGTAATTTTGATGGGGAGCAAAAAAACCTCCGCCGCTAGTTTTATTAATCGTTTTCAGATTGGCGTGGTTTGTGACTATACCCCAGAAAGTTTTGGGGCTGCGGTGGCCGAAGTTTTAGACCCCCAACGTCAAAGGGTTCTTAGGGAAAATGCCGTGGCAGCAGCGGAAAAATTTAGTGATCACAATATTGACAGTTGGATTTGGAGTTCCCTTGCCGAAGGACAAGCCGCCGATGACCGCTTTGAATCCCTCTTCCGGCGATCGCCCATTGACTTAGTACATTTTATCGAGCCTCCAGTGCCCAGCCTGATCTACAAGGATTACACCCAAGTGTACCAAGTGATGCGGCGATTGAGAGTTAACCATTACCGCCCTGATTTTGTCATGGACGTGGGGGCTTCCCACGGTATTTGGTCCCACACCGCTAGTCAACTGTTTCCCGAAGCCCGCTTCATTTTAATTGATCCTCTGATTAATCGTTATGAACAGGCTGCCCGTAATTACTATCTTAAAAATATCCCCAAAGCTAAGTTTTTAGAAATTGCCGTTTCAAACGAATCGGGGCAGCTCAGTTTTCAGGTTTCCCCTGATCTTTACGGTAGTTCCCTGCTCACCCCAGCGGACTTTCGGGATTATGAAACAGTGACAGTGGCGGTTAAAACCCTTGACCAAGTGGCTGAGGAAGAAAATCTCCAAGGGCGGGGTATTCTTAAACTGGATGTGCAGTGCGCCGAACATCTTGTCTTGGCGGGGGCAAATACTTTCCTCGAGCAGGTGGATCTAGTGATGGCAGAACTTTCCTATGTCCGCTATGACGAAAATGCCCTGGTCTTTTTAGAGATGCTTAATCTCTTGGATCAATTGGGTTTCCGTTATTACGACGAAACCGGCGAATGGCGATCGCCCATTGATGGTACCCTATTGCAAAAAGAAGTCGTATTCATCCGTCAGGATTTGTTAATACCTGAAACCAGTCGTAAAATTTAG
- a CDS encoding FkbM family methyltransferase → MKDLFLQKLDDLQASVDQIKITTDQNLEEIRLELEQKNRNINQILENQIFLIKSALDTARTIKYLVESGQQRQIIVEQMINAIHQEFQRIREESERSNGYIHQEFQNIRSESQQRYQLLHQEFQAVLGNLQHYQEILIDKFLDLQENSQQQDVFLRETLAQIAADVHDQKFKVVTDPSYFQAIDIELMVYLYSYLPHRRTIDVGANRGDVSARLLQTGYEVYAFEPFPPVLAKLQERLGQNSNFHALGYALGSANETRNLHLVVDQTEDKIFDDATFYSSLTRHSLTEGLVFHDSITVEVKTIASLHEAGTLPDDIGLVKIDTEGFDLEVIKGMGNFRYPVVLAEFWDPTFPFGQTGAMNHLVDMVPAMRQRDYRWHIIIYRIWGQHEVSYYCNSDYSLENSWGNVFFFQDYEIFSQALKWCNSVMPATYFAA, encoded by the coding sequence TTGAAAGATCTTTTTCTACAGAAATTAGATGACCTCCAGGCAAGTGTTGACCAAATTAAAATAACCACCGATCAAAACCTGGAAGAAATTAGATTAGAATTAGAGCAAAAAAATAGAAATATTAATCAGATTTTGGAAAATCAAATATTTCTAATTAAGTCTGCCCTCGATACAGCTAGAACCATTAAATATTTAGTTGAAAGTGGACAGCAAAGACAAATTATTGTCGAACAGATGATTAATGCTATCCATCAAGAATTTCAAAGAATTAGGGAAGAATCAGAGAGGAGTAACGGTTATATTCATCAAGAGTTTCAAAATATCAGGAGCGAATCCCAGCAAAGGTATCAACTGCTCCACCAAGAGTTCCAGGCTGTTTTGGGTAATCTGCAGCACTACCAAGAAATTTTAATTGATAAGTTCTTGGATTTACAGGAAAACAGCCAACAGCAAGACGTTTTCTTACGAGAAACCCTAGCTCAGATTGCCGCTGATGTCCATGATCAAAAATTCAAAGTAGTCACCGATCCCAGCTATTTCCAGGCGATCGACATTGAGTTGATGGTTTATCTCTACTCTTATCTTCCCCACCGACGGACGATCGATGTGGGCGCCAACCGGGGCGATGTCTCCGCCAGATTGTTACAGACTGGCTACGAAGTTTATGCCTTTGAACCTTTCCCGCCAGTATTAGCCAAATTGCAGGAAAGATTGGGACAAAATAGCAATTTCCATGCTCTTGGCTACGCCCTAGGATCCGCCAATGAGACTAGGAATTTACACCTAGTGGTGGATCAAACGGAAGACAAAATCTTTGATGATGCCACTTTTTATAGCAGTTTGACTCGCCATTCCCTCACTGAAGGCTTAGTCTTCCATGACAGTATTACAGTGGAAGTCAAAACCATCGCTAGTTTGCATGAAGCGGGAACTCTGCCTGATGATATTGGCTTAGTCAAAATTGATACAGAAGGATTTGACCTAGAAGTTATTAAGGGCATGGGAAATTTTCGTTACCCAGTGGTATTGGCCGAATTTTGGGATCCCACTTTCCCCTTTGGGCAAACCGGGGCCATGAACCATCTAGTGGATATGGTGCCAGCTATGCGACAAAGGGATTACCGCTGGCATATAATCATCTATCGCATCTGGGGGCAGCACGAGGTCAGTTATTACTGCAACTCGGACTATTCCTTAGAAAATTCTTGGGGCAATGTTTTCTTCTTTCAGGATTACGAAATCTTTAGCCAGGCTTTAAAATGGTGCAATTCAGTTATGCCCGCCACCTATTTTGCGGCGTAG
- a CDS encoding class I SAM-dependent methyltransferase, with translation MLSLQDNYLYLSKLGEFKQLQGGIAGFFLEQSAALWDALLSFQNTHGIHGNMLEIGVYKGLSALMSSLHLKETEKFVLIDCTRYIEDAEANLAPILGTRGNYIQQPSYQVTLHSLGDLRSSCRWLHIDGEHTGRAVINDLELCEQLLSDDGIIVLDDFFNPMYPQLTEAAFSFLSANKHKLSMFLCGWNKAYLARPLFAFNYRNFIRQALAAELHQREIDDFILTKTTTLDESTSFGIVHRFTDRDYYGLDSDPDFLP, from the coding sequence ATGCTATCACTTCAAGACAACTACTTGTATCTCTCTAAGCTAGGTGAATTTAAGCAATTGCAGGGGGGAATTGCCGGTTTTTTCTTGGAACAAAGTGCGGCTCTCTGGGATGCTTTGCTAAGTTTTCAAAATACCCATGGTATCCATGGCAATATGCTGGAAATTGGAGTTTACAAAGGTCTGTCAGCTTTGATGTCCTCCCTTCACCTTAAAGAAACAGAAAAATTTGTTCTAATCGATTGCACGCGCTATATTGAGGACGCAGAAGCCAACCTTGCTCCCATTTTGGGCACCAGAGGGAATTATATTCAGCAACCGTCTTATCAAGTAACACTCCACTCCCTTGGTGATTTGCGTTCTAGTTGCCGTTGGCTTCATATTGATGGTGAACATACGGGCAGGGCTGTGATTAATGATCTTGAATTGTGCGAACAACTATTGTCAGATGACGGCATCATAGTTTTAGATGATTTTTTTAATCCTATGTATCCTCAATTAACGGAGGCGGCCTTTTCTTTTTTGTCGGCTAATAAACATAAGTTATCCATGTTTTTATGTGGTTGGAACAAAGCTTATTTAGCCCGACCACTATTTGCCTTTAACTACAGAAATTTTATTCGACAGGCTTTAGCCGCGGAGCTTCATCAAAGGGAAATTGACGATTTTATACTGACCAAAACCACCACACTGGATGAATCGACTTCCTTTGGCATAGTTCATCGTTTTACAGATAGAGACTACTATGGTTTAGATTCCGATCCTGATTTTTTACCTTAA